In Synergistales bacterium, the DNA window ACCGGAGCCGACAGATGTGGATCCCCTCGCCAGCGGTGATGTCGCCCCCGGCGACGACAACGCCGGAGACATCGCCGGGACACCGCTGCAGCAGAGCGACCAGCAGGGGCTGCTGGACGCTCTGCAGGAAGATGGCCACGATCCGGGCTCGGTAACGGGCGGAGAGATCAGCGCCACCCTCTCCGGCGGCGCCACGCAGGCCTCCTTCTCTCTGGGAAGCGGCGGGAACGCCCTGACGGCCCAGATCGCCATCGACGCCTCCACGCTGCTCTTCGCCTACAACGGAAACCAGCAGGCCTGGCGCCGTCTCGCCCAGGGCGAGGAGAACGAGGACATCGCCCTGGGTACAGCGGCAGGAGGAAGGGTGCCACTTCAGGTCACCGACCAGGGGGCCTACGATCTGAACGAGGAGGAAGCGGAGATCACCGTCAAACTCGGCATCGCCACCGCGGCGGCACCGACTTCGACACCTGCCCCCACCAGCGCCGACGGTGGAGACGGTGGCGGTGGCTGCGCCGTCGGCCCCTCTCTGGCCGCCCTGCTGCTGGTACTGCTCCCGGGACTGTGGATGCTGCGGCGGTAGGAGGATCTCGGCATAACCGCAATACCTAACGAAGAACCAATCGGACGCCGGGCGGCGTATCGCCCGGCGTTGCTGTTGTGATGCTGCCGGTCCATCCCGGAGGCAGTGCCGAAGGCCTCCCCGATCCACGCCTTGACAGATCGGAGGTTCTGGCGAATAATAGTGGCCGTTGGAGCGACAATTGCAACAGATGAAGGTGCGGCAGGAAGCCGGTGCGAATCCGGCACAGCCCCGCTACGGTGTGGATGACGACACAGGCGTGCGCCACTGGGATCCCCGGGAAGGTGCCTGTGGAGGTTGATTCCGAGTCCGGAGACTGCCACATGACGCATTCTGCGAGGGCGGAAGCGTCGTTCCATATTGCTTGGTTGGTACGATCCATATCCGGCAATGCGGACGGCGGGCCTTGGCCTGCCGTTTTTTGTGCGCCCTCCCGAATGGCACGGAAGCAACAAATGATCCGAACCACAATCAACGAGGAGGATGCATCAATGCGGATTCAGCGGAACGCAACAAGAGGCCTCTACCCATTCATGGCGATCGCCGCGGCGGTCCTGTTCCTGTTGGGAGGGACCGTCACAGGTGCCTCGGCCGAGGAGATCGAGGCGGCCTTCGCCACGGTCACCGCCGACTTCAGCGCCGGAACGGTGGGCACCGTCACCAGGGACGACGCCGGCGACTACAGCGTCAACGCCGGGGAGATCACCAATCTCGGCGGCGACATCACACTGCACACCTTCGACCACGACGGCAAGCGGAAGCTCATGGTCTGCGAGCGTTCCGTGGAAGGATCGGACAAGGTCTCCATCTACGACCCCGCTTCCCTGGAGGAACCCGAGGCCAACCCCGCCATCGGCAACAATATCTACGACGCCGTCGCCCGCGACGGCCATCTCTACCTGGCCAATTTTGGTGTCCCCACCAGCGTCACCAAGCACGACATCGAGAACGGCTATACAGAGGAAGGCAGCTGTTCGCTGGCCTCTCCCGAAGGCAGCGATTTCAAACGCCATGTGGGTGCGCTCTTCTACGAAGAAGACCATCTCTACGCCGTCGCCGAGGTGAGCAACTACACCACCTTCGCCCACCACAACGGGCTGCTCTTCAAGATCGACCCCGCGACGATGGAGGTTGTGGAAAGCACCGACATCGGCGCCGAAAACCCCATGGGCGCCGCCCTCTACGACGGAAACCTCTACATCGCCGCCATGGGGGGCGCCTTCGGCTCCGGCAGCGTGGGCAGCGTCGTCAAGGCACAGCTCCCCGACATGACCTGCTCCACCGTAGCCGACGGAAGCAACCTCCCCGAGGGGGAGACCTACAACTCCATCTTCATCGCCCACGACGGCACCACCTTCCTCGGTACCTACCAGAACGCCGACTGGTTCGGCGAATACACCTTCAGGCACACCACGGTGGAAGCGCTGGAAGAGGGCGACGCACCGACCGCGATCGACTATCCTCTGAGCAGCCTCTTTACCGTTTCGGCGCTGGATCCGGAGGAAGCACAGATATGGGCTCCCGATAACGGCACCGGCGAAGGCGACGGCGAGCTTGTCGTCCTGGGTACCGACGGCGCGGCCGAGATCTTCCCGGAGACCCAGCTGGATTCGCTCCCCTACAGCGTCGCCTTTATCGGCGGCGTGGACCACTCCGGCGGCGGAGACGACGACGGCGGCGGGGGCGGCTGTAACGCCGCCGGATTCGCCCCGGCCTTCCTGCTGCTTCTGGTCCCGGGACTGGCGCTGTTTCTGAAACGATAGAACCGGTGTTCCGCGCCCTCTCCGGCGGCGATCCCTGAAAGCGCTCCATCGAGAGGATGCGCCGCCGGCATTGCGGCGGACAGAACACATCCCGTATCCCGTGCGGCGGAGCGCAGGCTCCGCCGCACTCCCGTATGTTTAGGGAGTGACTGTGATGAGACGAAAGGAACCGAAGCCACTGTTTTGCATTCTTGGGGCAAGCCTTGTCACCCTCCTGGCGTCCGGCGGTGTCGCGGCAGCGGCGCAGAGCCTCCCCATGCTGGTCGTCCGTTCCTCGCCCTACCCCGCCGGCCAGGAACGTTCCCCCGGCAGCGTCACCGTGCTCCACCCGGAACGGATGAAGGGTGAATTCAAAACCCTGCCAGATCTGCTGGAGCAGTCGGTGGGCGTCCACGTGATGGAGCTCCGCGGGCGCGGCGGCTACAGCACCGCCTCCGTCCGGGGCAGCACCGCCGCCCAGGTGGCGGTCTACGTGGACGGGGTGCTCCAGAATCTGGGCAGCGAGACCGCCGTGGACCTCTCTACCATTCCTCTGGACTCCGTGGAGCGCATCGAGGTCTACCGCGGCCACGTGCCGGCCCGGTTCGGCATCTCCGGCACCGGCGCGGTGGTCGACATCATCACCAAAGAGGCGGAAGAGGCCCAACAGAGCATCACCGCCGGCGTGGGCGCCAACGGCGAGTGGAAGAGCGCCTTCCGCTACGCAGAGAGCGACGGCGACGGCTCGCTGCTGGTGGAGGGTGCCGCCGACGGCAGCGAGGGGGATTTCCGCTACCGCAACGACAACGGCACCCCCTACAACCCCGACGACGATTACAGCGCCACCAGACGGAACAACGCCTACCGCAACCGGAATCTGCTGGTCAAGTGGAGCGACGGCCCCTGGAAGACCCGCCTCGCCTGGAAGGACCGCAACCGTGAGCTCCCCCTGCCGGCGCCGGGTAACGACAAGGGGCCGAAGATCGAGGGCGCCACCCTCGACACCGAACGGATCGCCTTCGACGTGGGACGCGACATGGGCGGCGGCGACATCCGGTGGGCCTGGAATCTGCGCTATCTTAACCAGGAGAAGCGCTTCGACGACCCCAACGACACGCTGGGCATGTACAGCCAGCGGCACAACCGCTACAATACGGACCGTTTCTCCGCCGGCATCGAGGCGAGCACCCTGCTGGGGGGCAACCATCTAGTGGAGCTCTTCGCCGACCACTCCCGGGAGGAGCTGGACATCCGCGGCGACGTGGTGCAGACCCTGGGCGGCCAAAGCAGCTACACCCGGGATACCACCGCCCTGACCCTCTCGGACAGCATCTACCTCCTCCCCGACCAGAGCCTCACCGTGGTGCCCCTCCTGCGCTGGAACGACGTGGACGGCACCGGCGAGCTCTCCTGGTCGCTGGCGACGAACTGGATGTTCGCGCCCCAGTGGCGCCTCAAGGCCAGCTGGGGACGCTACTACCGGAGTCCCAATCTCTACGAGCTCTACGGCGATGGAGCTACGCTGCTGCCCAACGAGGATCTGGACTGGGAGGAGAACCACCAGTGGGATATCGGCCTCCACTGGGAGGGAACCCTGATGGGCACCACCACCCAGGCCGGGCTCACCTACTTCAACCGGCGCACCGACAACCTCATCGAATACGTGATGATCAACCCGCGGTACGGGCACTACAAGAATATCGGCGAGGCCTTCGTCCAGGGCCTGGAGCTGGAAACGGCCCTCTACGGCGACCTCTGGGACCTTACCCTCTCCTACACCTGGATGGACAGCGAGAACCGCTCCGAGGGCTACCGGGACGGCAACGTGCTGCCCCATCGACCGGAGAACAGCCTCTACGCCCGCTACTCGCGGCTTCTTTCGCCCCGGCTCCGGAGCTACCTGGAGGTAGAATACACAGGGGACAACTATTTCGACGACGCCGAGACCATCCGCTTCGAGGATCTCACCCAGGTGAACCTCGGCGCACGGTGGCAGCTGGACGGACAGACGGTCCTCACGGCGGGCGTTGACGACCTCTTCGACGAGACGGCGGACACCAGACTGCTCCCAACGGGCAGCGGCACCGACCGCCTCTCGTGGTATCCTCTTCCCGGGAGGCGCTGGCACCTCTCGGTGACCTGGAATTTCTAGCCCTCCGCTGCTGCCCCGAGATGTTCCGCCTCTCTGAACGGTTCGGCCGCGCCGGAAGAAAAGGGCCTGAAAAACAGGGAAACAGAAAGGAGCACATGCCCATGGACCACCTTCGGACGGGCCTGCTTGTCGCACTGGCCGCGCTAGTCGCCTCGGCCCTGGCCGTGGGCGCCTCTACCGGAGGAGACGTCGCATCCCCCGCCCCGGAGTCAGCGGGACGGACAGAGAGAACGGCTCCGCCGGACTACGCAAGAGGTTTCACCGTGAGCGAGCGCGACGGGACGACGCTCCTGACGGTGCCCCATCCCTGGAAGGGAGGTCCCGAACAGCGCTATCTGCTCGTTCCTCGGGACAAACCGCTTCCCGATATCGACGTGCAGGACGCCACGGTGGTCCGCACACCACCCACACGGGTGGTCTCCCTCTCCACACTGTACACGGCGGCGCTCCACCGCCTTGGGGTCGCCGACCGTATCGTCGGCCAGGCGGACACCAATCTGCTCTACAACAGCGAACTCCGCAACCGCGTACAAAGAGGTGAAATCGACAGCGTCGGCCCCTCCAGCTCCATCCAGCCGGAACCCATCATGGCGCTGGAACCGGACGTGGTCTTCGCCTACGCCGTCGGCGACGCCGCCTACGACACCCTCCGGCGGATCCGGGCAACAGGCGTTCCCGTGGTGCTGCTGGCAGGCTATCTGGAACAGCACCCCCTGGGACGGGCGGAATGGCTGCGCTTTCTGGGGTATTTCTTTGGGAAGGAAGAGGCCGCGGGGCAACACATCCGGCGGATCGCAGCACGGTACACCACCCTCTCCCGCAGGGCGAACCGGGAGGGCGAGGCGCCCTCGGTCCTGGCCAATATCCCCTACCAGGGGACATGGTATGCCCCCGGCGGCGGGAGCTACCTGGCCCATCTGCTCACAGACGCCGGAGCCCTCTATCCCTGGCGGGACACCCCATCCGCCGGCAGCCTCCCGCTCACCTTCGAGGCGGTCTACGAGAAGGCCCTGGGCACCGACTTCTGGGTGCATGTCGGCTCCTTCCGCTCCATCAGCGGGCTCCTGGACACCGACCCGCGCTACGGACGCTTCCGGGCCGTCCGGGAAGGCCGGGTCTACAACAACGACGCCCGGATCGGCCCGGGGGGCGGCAACGACTTCTACGAGAGCGGCTTCCTCCATCCCGAGCGGATCCTGGCCGACCTGGTAACCATATTCCATCCGGAGCTGCTTCCCCACCGCGATCTCTTCTACTACCGCCAGCTGCCCCGGGAGGACGACGACTAACAGTGGCCTCCCCCGGACGCCTCCCGAGACCGCTGCTCTTCGCGTTCCTGGCAGTGCTCTGCGGACTGGCCTTCCTGCTGGATATCGCGCTGGGGAGCGTGACCATCCCCTTTGAGGAGATCGTCACCATCCTCGCCGGCGGCGAGACGGGCCACCCAAGCTGGCGCAGCATTGTGGTGGACCTGCGGCTGCCGGGCGCCCTGACGGCCCTCTGTGCCGGGGCGGCCCTGGCTCTGGGCGGCCTGCAGATGCAGACGCTCTTCCAGAACCCTCTGGCCGGTCCCTATGTGCTGGGGATCAACGCCGGCGCCTCCCTGGGGGTGGCCCTGGTGGTGCTCGCCTCCAGCCTCGCCGCGTCCGCGGCCGGGATCTACGGCACCACCATCGCCGCCTGCCTCGGCTCGGCGCTGGTCCTCGCCGTGGTCCTCTGGGTGGCGCGCTACCTCCGCAGCAATATGGCGCTCCTCCTTCTGGGGGTCATGCTGGGGTACGCCACCCAGGCGCTGGTGTCGATCCTGATGCACCTCAGCAGCGCCCAGCAGCTCCAGTCCTACATCCTCTGGAGCTTCGGCAGCTTCAGAAGCGTTACCTGGGAGGAACTCGCGCTCCTGGGGGGTGTCGTCATGCTGGGGGCGGCGGCGGCGGGGACACAGCTCAAGGGATTGAACCTGCTTCTGCTGGGAGAGCGCTACGCCCGCACCATGGGGCTCGAAACGGCGCGGACCAGGGCGCTCCTCATCGTCAGCACGGCACTGCTCGCCGGAGGGGTGACGGCATTCTGCGGCCCCATCGCCTTCCTCGGCGTGGCCATCCCCCACCTCTGCCGGGGGCTCTTCGCCACCGGCGACCATCGGGTGCTCTTCCCGGCCTGCGTTCTTCTGGGCGGCACGGTGGCCCTGGCGGCCGATCTGCTCAGCCAGCTCCCCGGGACCCCCCTCTCTCTGCCGCTCAACGCCGTCACCTCGCTCATCGGCGCCCCTGTGGTGATCTGGATTCTGGTCTCCAGCCGGTCAGGCAAGGGGGCGGTAGAATGAACAAACGGGAGGCCCTCAGGGCCTCTGACCTGACCATCGGGTTCGCCGCAAAGGAAGGAAATACCGCGCTCGCCGCCGATCTCCGCCTCTCCCTCTCCCAGGGGGAGATGGTCTGTCTGGTGGGCCCCAACGGCGCCGGGAAATCCACACTGCTCCGGACCCTGGCCGGGCTCCAGCCGGCGCTCGGCGGAACGATCGACCTGCAGGGCCGTTCTCTCCAGCGGTACGCCCCGGCGGAGCGGGCGCGGATCATGGGCGTGGTGCTCACCACGGTCCCCCCCACACCGGGCCTGACCGTGGCGGACTGTGTCGCTCTGGGGCGGTCTCCCTTCACCGACTGGCTGGGACGGACCACGAAGGAGGACCGTACCGTGGTGCGCCGCGCCATGGAGGAGGTGGGCGTGACGGAGCTGGCCCGGCGCCATCTGGGCGAGATCAGCGACGGCGAACGGCAGAAGACCATGATCGCCCGGGCGCTCGCCCAGGAGCCGCAGATCCTGCTTCTTGACGAACCGACGGCCTTCCTCGATCTGCCCCACCGCGTGGAGATCCTGCTGCTGCTGCGCAGACTGGCCCACCACGGCGGCACGGCGGTTCTGCTCTCCACCCACGATCTCGACCTGGCGCTGCGCACCGCCGACCGGCTCTGGCTTCTGCCCAGAAGCGGCAGGCTGCACAGCGGCACGCCGGAGGATCTCGTGCTGCAGGGAGCCGTGGGCTCCACCTTCAACCGGGGCTCCGTGCAGTTCGACTCCGCGCGGGGGCACTTCACCGTCCACCGCGAGGCCGGAGCGGCGGTGGAGCTGCGGGGCGGCGA includes these proteins:
- a CDS encoding TonB-dependent receptor produces the protein MRRKEPKPLFCILGASLVTLLASGGVAAAAQSLPMLVVRSSPYPAGQERSPGSVTVLHPERMKGEFKTLPDLLEQSVGVHVMELRGRGGYSTASVRGSTAAQVAVYVDGVLQNLGSETAVDLSTIPLDSVERIEVYRGHVPARFGISGTGAVVDIITKEAEEAQQSITAGVGANGEWKSAFRYAESDGDGSLLVEGAADGSEGDFRYRNDNGTPYNPDDDYSATRRNNAYRNRNLLVKWSDGPWKTRLAWKDRNRELPLPAPGNDKGPKIEGATLDTERIAFDVGRDMGGGDIRWAWNLRYLNQEKRFDDPNDTLGMYSQRHNRYNTDRFSAGIEASTLLGGNHLVELFADHSREELDIRGDVVQTLGGQSSYTRDTTALTLSDSIYLLPDQSLTVVPLLRWNDVDGTGELSWSLATNWMFAPQWRLKASWGRYYRSPNLYELYGDGATLLPNEDLDWEENHQWDIGLHWEGTLMGTTTQAGLTYFNRRTDNLIEYVMINPRYGHYKNIGEAFVQGLELETALYGDLWDLTLSYTWMDSENRSEGYRDGNVLPHRPENSLYARYSRLLSPRLRSYLEVEYTGDNYFDDAETIRFEDLTQVNLGARWQLDGQTVLTAGVDDLFDETADTRLLPTGSGTDRLSWYPLPGRRWHLSVTWNF
- a CDS encoding ABC transporter substrate-binding protein; protein product: MDHLRTGLLVALAALVASALAVGASTGGDVASPAPESAGRTERTAPPDYARGFTVSERDGTTLLTVPHPWKGGPEQRYLLVPRDKPLPDIDVQDATVVRTPPTRVVSLSTLYTAALHRLGVADRIVGQADTNLLYNSELRNRVQRGEIDSVGPSSSIQPEPIMALEPDVVFAYAVGDAAYDTLRRIRATGVPVVLLAGYLEQHPLGRAEWLRFLGYFFGKEEAAGQHIRRIAARYTTLSRRANREGEAPSVLANIPYQGTWYAPGGGSYLAHLLTDAGALYPWRDTPSAGSLPLTFEAVYEKALGTDFWVHVGSFRSISGLLDTDPRYGRFRAVREGRVYNNDARIGPGGGNDFYESGFLHPERILADLVTIFHPELLPHRDLFYYRQLPREDDD
- a CDS encoding iron ABC transporter permease — encoded protein: MLFAFLAVLCGLAFLLDIALGSVTIPFEEIVTILAGGETGHPSWRSIVVDLRLPGALTALCAGAALALGGLQMQTLFQNPLAGPYVLGINAGASLGVALVVLASSLAASAAGIYGTTIAACLGSALVLAVVLWVARYLRSNMALLLLGVMLGYATQALVSILMHLSSAQQLQSYILWSFGSFRSVTWEELALLGGVVMLGAAAAGTQLKGLNLLLLGERYARTMGLETARTRALLIVSTALLAGGVTAFCGPIAFLGVAIPHLCRGLFATGDHRVLFPACVLLGGTVALAADLLSQLPGTPLSLPLNAVTSLIGAPVVIWILVSSRSGKGAVE
- a CDS encoding ABC transporter ATP-binding protein, whose amino-acid sequence is MNKREALRASDLTIGFAAKEGNTALAADLRLSLSQGEMVCLVGPNGAGKSTLLRTLAGLQPALGGTIDLQGRSLQRYAPAERARIMGVVLTTVPPTPGLTVADCVALGRSPFTDWLGRTTKEDRTVVRRAMEEVGVTELARRHLGEISDGERQKTMIARALAQEPQILLLDEPTAFLDLPHRVEILLLLRRLAHHGGTAVLLSTHDLDLALRTADRLWLLPRSGRLHSGTPEDLVLQGAVGSTFNRGSVQFDSARGHFTVHREAGAAVELRGGDRIVRYWTRRALERAGYTVDAISSEEAGQRIVITSSASGFRWQVHTKNEPPRECATLGELLGRLRDPQTASRHP